Within the Drosophila melanogaster chromosome 3R genome, the region TTGAATGGTTGGAATCAAAAATCGGGAACATACCTGGCGTACGTCGAGTTGGCGTTCTTTATCGAAAAGCTGTTCTGGCTTGGCAACACAAAACGCTGCACCCACTGTAAACAGAGAATACCTTGAGTACCAGTTGATGAAGTAGGCATAAGCCCTCAAAGCCCCCAAGAACCATATGTGGTCAGTCACGTAATTTGATAAAGTCAGTCCGTTCAGTGCGGTATCTGTGATGCTTTAAAATGTGTCAAAAAGTTCGCCTAATTTGTGATTCTCTAAGCCCATTTGATAAGTGACCCAACTAGTTGCGGCCAAGTACTTACCCGGCTGTTCATCAAACGCTGATTGCCCATGCAGGCAGCCATGTGTATCACAAGGTAGAGGTTGAACAGTATAtacaaaatggcaaaaatacCTGCAAttggcaaaaggaaaaatacaTTAGATTCGGTTTAAATTGTGGCAATTGACTACTCACAGACTAGTGCCAGCAAGCCGCCTTTAATTTCCATATTCTCTACTTGCACCACCACAAAGTACAAATTAACGCCAATCACTACAATGGTGAGCAGTATGGATACGATTTTGTTGCCCCTGTgaatacaaaaatttaaagaatGCACGATAATCAATTAAAAGTGTCTGTATCACTTACAGTCCATTAACAAACTCGCCCATTATGGCGGCGCACGAGGTGAAGGCGATGGTGGGTATGGCAGCGAATGGCAGCTGGAGCGACATCACCGCATTCAGGATATCGTTCATGCTAGTCAAATCTTCCATCTTGCTGAACATGGCCAGGCAGAAGGTGGGAATAATGGCAATGCAGCGCGTGACCAGCACGCGACACCAGCGCGGCCACTGCAGATTCAAGAAGCCTTCCATTGAGAACTGACCGGCATAGGTGCCCGTCATGGTGGAACTCTGGCCAGCAGCTAGAATGCCCACACCCCAAATGTACATGGCGACAGCTCCAAATGTGCAGCCAAGGAAAAGTCCGCCCTTGTATAGATCTGCATCGATGATCGCGGTTCCATTTACATTGTCCACAAAAGACATTTTGGCATCTTCGTACATCGACTTGTCTTTACACACTTCAACCTATTGGCCCACAAAGAGTTAGCAATCATTTTACACATAAATTCAAAAGTCTACTTACCACATCATTATTAGTTTTGCCATACATGCCATGGGCAAACACAGCCACCACAAACAGGTTAATGATGAAGGACACAAACAAGGCTACCGACGCCTCGATGAAGAAGTAAAAATTCGCCTCACTAACTTTCTTTGTCTGGCGACGGTCTATATCGCGGGACTGTTAACAGAAAATTGTTATGTATTGGTATCTAATTACGAAGTCACAAAAAGCTAGTTGTGCTATACCTTAACCAAGGCGGAATGCAGGTAGAGATTGTGCGGCATAATAACAGCACCCACGACACCCACGGCCTGCAGCAACACATTCGAATTGCAGTTAGAGCACCAGGGCACAAACATTCCCTCGAGAACTTCTCCTTGATTAGGGGCTGATACAATGTACTGAAagatatgaaaaataaattaattatgacttaaaaccatttaaaaaatgattatggggagaaaacaaattgttcCTAGCTTATATTGAGATTTGGTtagaaataacaaaatacttgTTACTCGTAGAAAAATCCCCTCGAGGCACCCCCACTTTTTTCCATTGTAATTATCTCCAAAAACCACCATCGGTAATTGTACAATTCTGCATTGTATAATCTAATTGATAAGACTGGCATTACACATCCCATCTGGAATTGTTAGTCATGTCCGGCAGCATCATGTGCCTGGCAAACAAAAGATGAAGTATCCAGCACCCACGCTCAGAACCCCATTTAGTGTGCGAGTGAAGCTTATCTAATCATCTCCGTCTGGGGCAGAAAGCTCAAGTACAATTGTTTATAATCTGGCCCGTTAACATGATGCGGTCGTAAACTTAAGAGTAAGAATATGGGGCTAGTTAACGGGCTAACTTCATCCAGAAATCGACAAGTCAAATGTAAATTTACTACTAGCGATCATTAAAATAAACCTAAACAGGCATCTCACAAATTATTTGCCATTGCGGTCGttgcaattgtttaaacaattCGTATTTGCACTCACGTCTGGTAATTTATTCTCTTGACTACTTTATTGTCATTTGGCAAGGGGATTTTTTGCTGATTTTGGCGATTACTTTTTATagttaagttatttttttcAACTTTGCATTTTAAACTTACCTCATAGCCGAATGAGACAGCCATAATGGTGATGAGGGTGCCGAATAGGAACTCCAGCTTGCGTAGACCGTACTTGTCCAGAAACAGGAACGTGAACGTGTCAACAATGGTGATCAACACTCCGCCCCACAAAGGCACTCTACAAAATGGGGAAAGCACCGCATGCATGAGTACTGGGTACTGCGATAATCCGCTCATTAGATTTGCTTACACTTTGTTGGACAGCAGGTATATGGCAATGGCCGTGCCAATGACCTCCTGCATGTCGGATCCAATAATGGCTATCTCTATCATTATCCACAGTATCCAACGTGGCAGACGCTTGTACTGTCTGTAGCACATCTCGGCCAGATGCAGGCCTGTAACCACGCCCAGTCTGCCAGGAAGATAATAAACGCTTATATCATCATCTTTTTTGCAAGGTGTGGAGACCCAATTACCTTGCAGCCAAGCGTTGCATGAGCAGACCTAGGACTGTGGCCCACAGCAAGACCCACAAGATCTTGTACTTGGCCGCCGCACCAGACTGCATATCGGATTCGATGTTGCCGGGGTCCAGATACGCAATGGACATAAGAAAACCGGGTCCCGTGAAGGCCCACAGCTTGCGAAAGCTGAAACCCACCTGCAGATCACCAGATATTAGATAAAGTTTGAGTAGCATTGCTATTCAAGCGGGTCTTACGTTTGTGCTATCATCGTCGGGTATGAGGACCTTCTCGTCGCTAAAGTAGGCCTGCTTGGCGGCGGGTTTCAGGTAGGTCGTCTCGTTGAGTATCTGCTGGTGGTGCAGCTGGTTGCTCCGCTGACTTCCTCCGCCGGATGCGCCAGACGATCCGCCCGGTCCATCTCCACCGGCACCCGGCTCGTGGTAGGCCTCATTCGAAGACATGCTGCACAGAAGAGGCGAGGTTAGACTGGACCTAATTCGAGTTTCCACATGCTGCTATATTCCCGTCCACTGCCCATTGTCGACTACtctaatttgtattttctatTTGATTGTTTCACCTGGCATCAGCTTATGATTCCcaccattttcatttaattgagcATCTGTGTGTGATTCTAGCTCAATTAGCATTATCATATTGcacacaacaaacaaaataattttgcgctataattaagttttttgCACCATATAGTTTTATTTGGGGATTTCACCATAATCAAGAGCAAAGTCACAGTAAcacgttttattttttccgaAACGCGCGtggcaaaatatgaaaacaataaatagtTCGAGAGGCATTAGCTCGGGGGTAACTGATAACGCGTCCATAATATTACTGAAATTTGCTTATATTATGCGGGTATATAAGGAAATAAAACGAGCTCAGTGATTCATGAAGTCCAGTAATTGAAATGCCTCTGCCCAATTTACCCAGAGAACTTGCAGATATTTCGCATTTGCAGTCGTATAGATATGGATGGTCGAAAACAAGACTACTTGAACATAAACACGAGTCCATTGACCCGTGTATCGATGTGAAATTTTGGACTGTTTATTTGGTAAAAGCGATTACAAGTGCATTTCGTATACAAGATGCCTGAGCAGTCTTGGCTGCTCTTCAACGCAATACATTGAATGTAGAGCCAAGTGGCTCACCTTGACAAACGCGACTGCCCCACTGATGCTACATATCTGCTATAAGGCTTTCCACATCGCTTCATTGATGATTGAATCGGAGCAAGCAAAGACAAAGAGCTCGAGAGCATCGTGCAATGTCTACTTCACATTATATGTGGCACTTGGACGGGTACATTTGGCATATACTATAAGTAACCGAGTTGGCCATATCAAGCCGCCATTAATGGAGCTTAAATCGCGCTGCAGTGGCTCGAAGGAAATGTGTAACAACGAAATGTCGGAGGAGGGTGTTTAGTTCATTGGAACACTTTTGTGTTATATTGTGTGGCGCAGACTGCTCTGTTTACCCAGTTGTATGGCAATACCCACGCCCCCAAAAGCGGAATTCTAGCCGATAAGTGTATAATCAGCCACATATTTATGTACGTGTTCCTTTGCCACTTTAGTGCCCAGTTGGACGCTGTAAATTATGACAATTggtaatcaaaaaaaaaaaaaacgaaccaTTTCCATTAAGAGTCCAAATTAAGTGGCACCAAAAAATATCATGAGTTTATTTagagaaaatatatattttaaactgcGTACCATTTTGCGCAGTCAGCGGGCAAAAGcaatttatattgtatattgaaGCAGGCGAAACAAAACACTTgacaacaaaaaattgacaaatgcAGATAACagtaatttgaaaatagaagAGCAATACTTATCAGCCCACATTGTTAAGTCgcttgttaaaaaaaaaaaaactaaaacagtAATTATACGATTTCCGCTGCCTAAAATAGTTATTTCTATGACAGTTCTCGCTGGCAATAAAAGTAGTGAATTGTGTCTGGAAAACTATCCATTGTTAGGGGATTTTAAAGTGCGAATAGCTTGTCAACAATTGTTTTCTGTTTACGGTTATTTACGGTTAAGAATTATACATTACTCTCTTTGCCGGTTAGAGGGAGAGCGGACGGAGAGAGGGTGCACcacgttgtttttgttattagCGCACACCTGCGtgcgcactcacacacacacacgaaataTTGATGGAGATGTAAATTATTGGGCAACTCAGGTTAAACAGCACTTCCTACCAGTTAATGGCTTACTTGCAACTGGGGGTTAACTAATTGGAGCCCTCGCCTTTATTATATCACAATCTCGGCACTTGTGGCAgcttataaatgcattttcctgCTTTTCTCGCGGAGCAATTTACGAAATTTACGAATTCCGTGACGTTGTACGGCCGAAACAAGAGTGGTGATGGTCGCAGTAAACGAAGCAGAGAAATGACGAAGAAGCGGACGGTTTGGCTGCCAATTGCTGACTTAGTTAACGACAATTGACGAGCGTGCAGGCAATTTGTGCTCAGCCGTGAGCGCAGCtctttgtttattaattttcctcaCAATATTTGAGATTCTGCCACCAGCTGCTTTCTTTTGCACGCACACTCACTCGCCTCTCACATGCACACTGTCTTTTCGTCTGTGCCCAATGTGGCAACCTGCGGCCACTCTCTCTTCTTTGACTTGCCGAAATCTGGCAACACTCGACAAGAGTACTAACCTTATCGGCCAAACTGAAGTTTTAACTCTGAGCCCACGCGATCGAGTGACTGACTATAGCATTTTGCGGTAGCCcctatttattcaaaatatctCTCTCTCGCGTCGGCAAGTGAGAAAAAGAAagacagaaagagagagagagagagtgtgtgcgtgggaGAAAGACCACTGCTTTTTTTTGAGGGGAGATTTTTTGATAAGGCCTGAGATTTGGATTTTTGAAGGCCCCAGAAATACCGCCTAAGATTTGAACATGCATTTGAAATACCGGTTTGTACATCGACCGCAGGTTACCGTTAGAAATGTTATGCGGGATACATAGTTAAGTTGCATACCCTTTGAGTTACAATCACTAGTTAATAATATCTACGTTATTACCAACACGCACACTTTATCGTAATACCTCCTTGAAGTTTAATTTATACATCAACTTTATCAGTCAAAACTTTGATTTCGTCTGACACTTTTTTCGATTACGATCCGTCGCCAATAATTGCGATAAATCTTATCAAGTCTTTTTGGGATTGGCGCTCAAATTTACAATATGGCCGTACATCCtacttatgtatgttttttaACTAATTAATCACCACAATGCAAAGTACTCTTTCTTTGTTGAGCCCATATGCACTCACATTTGCACCATGAATCATGTCAGTAGCTCGTTTCATGTAACAATTTCTACTTTGCCAGATTACGATGCGTTCGGAACAGGCAGATAAGAATTCGGCCCATCCAAGAAAGGCCTTGACAGTTCTACCCCAAAATAGAGATATCCTCGTGATATTAGAAGGAACCCAACAATATGCTCGTTCTTATCTTCTTATAGAAATTTGTGAATTCCCGTATCCAATGAAATCATTTTACTTAGTAAAATGATTTGTTAggccttaaaaaaaaacaaaaacacccGAACTATCAGTACCACAATTTAAGAGAGAACTCGttattatttaactttattaaTTATGTATTTCTTTATCAAAAGAGCAGACTTTTTGTTTGTGACTGTCTTCAACATTAGATCCGTCTTTAACATTAGATCAGATCACCTGACACGGGAAACTCTCGTAGACTTTATACAAttcaaaaaaaccaaaatcgtTACTTGACACAAATATCATAACtaatgcataaaatatgaaatgagaGATATCTAAAATAGCTTGGCATATTTTCTTGGTAAAATAAATGTGTTAAATACAAAGAAtgtaaaatgcaataaatgaTACATATATCAAAAATGGAATACCACGGTTACTTTAAGTGCTAGCATAAcaaattacaataataattcaaTATCTAGCCATTCGTTGCACATAATTTGGAGGGTTAAGAGGGTAAACAATGGATGGGAAATGGGCTGGGTTAGTTGCGAATTGGTTTATATGGTTTATAATCCAACATCAGTATTATCGTTTTCGTTAGTATGTAAAtacaatttgattttgttctaTCGTGAATTTCAATTGGAAGCTTTTATGAGTTCTGTCCCACCACCTGCACGTAGTTGGCTGGAAAGAGTCCGTAGCGGTTCTTGCACAATCCCCTCCACCACCCATCGTCGATCTTCTCGATGTGGGTGATCACGTCATCTGGATCAAAGGATATCTCGTCGTCATCCGCCGCCTGGTAGTCGTACAGGGCAATGGCGTGGATTCCGGTGTCCTCCAGATAGTCGGCCAAATTGTCTGAGTTCGCGTAGATTGCCTCCTCGGGAACGGTTGCGGTGCCACTCGGAGCAACAGCCTCTGAAACGGTTCCATTCGTTGGTGGCAAGGGCGAGGCAGCCTTAATCTCGGCCTGGTTCTGGTACAGTGGCTCTTCTTCAACTACTGGCTCAGGATCGGCTTGAGGTTGCGGCTCAggttggacttggacttgggcGTGGACTTCGGGTTGAGGCGTCGGCACATACACTGGTGATTGCGGCTCACTTCTGGGAGGCGTGTCCACGGTCTCAACCTCAATTTGGGGCACCACATCTGGTGGTGGAGCTGCAGCCTTGGCCACTGGAGCTGTTTCCGGCTCTCGAGCGGGGACCACTGTCGGAGTAGGAGCAACCGCAGCTGATGTTGTACTTGCCGTTGGCTCCTCCTTTGCTTCTAATTCTATTTTAACAGGCTGCGCCTTGGGAATGATAATGGGTTCCTTTCGTGCTGGAGGGGTTTCAGAAACAGGCGACTGCATCTGGTTAAATGCACTGATAGCATTGCCAATGCCACCGGTCCGACCTGTCTGGATGGCCGCCCTGCTGCCCTTTGGAGGCGGTGCTTCCGTCGAGGTACGAGGAGTGTTCTCGGCCACAGTCTTCTTGGCGGCTTCCTCCCGATCCCGCTTGTCCTTGGCCTCACGGAGACGTTTCTGTTCCTCGGCCCGCTTACGTGACTCCTCCTCGGAGTTTTTAGCCAGATTCTCGAACTTGGCACGCAAATTGGAAGGCTTGGCACCTTCGATGACTGGCTTGACCTTGTGGTCCACCTGGCTGGCGTGCTTCTGCGGAGCCTCTTTGTGGTCCCATCCCACCGCGGACTTGTCCTTTCGGTCCTCCTGAACGCCAAACTTGCCGCCAAAGCCCTTGGAGTAATCTTATGTTGGGAGaagatataaataaaataatcagACATGAACATACTAAGAAAAAATCAATGAGAAATTCATTTCCGTTAGGTAACTTACCCTTCTGAGACTCGTGCTTCTCCACCTTCTCGATGTGATCCCAGCCCACGGCGGATTTATCCACCCGATCGGACTGCACTCCAAATTTGCCTCCGAAGCCGGTGGCGTAATCCTTCTGGGAGGCGTGCTTCTCGACCTTTTCGACGTGGTCCCAGCCCACGGCAGACTTGTCCTTGCGATCCTCTTGCACTCCGAACTTTCCCCCAAAACCATCGCTGTAGTCCTTCTGCGAGGCGTGCTTTCCCACCTTGCCCTGGTAGTCATGACCCACAGCCGACTTGTCCATGCGGTCCTTCTCAACGCCAAACTTGCCCCCGTATCCGTATCCTGCGTTCTGATCCTTCagcagctgcttcttcttgtCCAGATCGGCCTGCTCCGTCTCCTCGCGCAGCTTGTCCATGCTAAAAAGAATAAAGAAAGGGAACAATGAACCCGATACCCAGTGTTTCGAGAATTTCGGATGACTCACTCGATGGTGCCTGCTGTGCGACCGCTGCCGTCGATCGTCTTTGATCCCCAGCGCTGCTCCTGCTCACTGACATCGTTCACGAAGTCCGGATCCGTCTCCCAGTCGTCGTCCTCCGCGGAGGCTGCACTGGTGGCCTGAATCTGGTGACCGGCACTTGCCTTCCACATTCTTTTTACCGGTTTCTGGTCGCTGGTTACTCGCTTATCCTTATCTGCTGGGTAGATAGATAAACACCATGACGAGTGTGAGTAGTCGGGGCAGGTTTTCAGTTGCAGGGGCTCCGCTTCCGATTCGTGGCCCAGATAACAAGTCACAAAACACCGAAGAAGGGAGGGGCCGACAAAGCCGGATCGGGAACAAGATGCCACTGGCGCTCTATGTTCATATGTATACTCACATCCCGATGACTAACTCCTACTGCAAGAGGAACTTATGATCTGATGCCGCTAGGGATGTCTGCAAATTTCTGGGAGGAGAAGGGTTAAACAATTGATTCATAAAGAGACCAACAAACGGGAAACTAACTGAACTAAATTTCATTCGATACAATGGATGCATCGATATGCTACGAAAAGCCGATAAATTATTGTGATGAGCTTGACAAAAGGTAGTTGCTGCAGTTTTAGGGGCGCCCAATTTAAATGATTAAGAGATACAGTCGTGGTTCTTTTACTTTATTCGATAAGTCAATGCACCGATATATACTGCAGTACCAATATATGTGATCGTGATCAATAGAACTGAGTGCTCGGGCAAAAGGTATTTGATGTTATACCAAGTGGCGCCATagtaatttgtataattaataagatTCTGCCAGAACGGTAATTAACAGGTATAAGAGTTGACTTTTTTCATATAACCGCAAACATATCATCGATATATCGATAGTTTTGGATTTGAATTTGCTTCGATGTCGGCTGACAATTAACgtaattggtttttatatatagttataaaaatacaaataaaaatagttataaAACGGCTTAGGAAGGAACAggatatttatttaactgtATTGCCCTAACGGCTGAATATTGAAGTCAAAGGTTACATTTTGAAATTCAATGCGTAATCAGATCTTATTTTCCCAATGTCGTCATTATCACAACGGAAATATCATGAATGTCTCAACAGCTTCCAATGCCGATGATTCATCCATCTCGGAACACTTTAGATTCTACGGTGTATACTATGACGACGCAGAAGATACCAGCTTCCAGTTAGGCGCTACCACCGAATATTTCCTAGCAACAACAACCTATCGCCGGTTGGTTCATCTCTAATCGACTTCCAGCGAGAGAGCGCGAGTATAAAAGCCAAAGACGGAGCGCAAACAGCTATGGTATTTATTCACATCGCTTGCAGTTCGCATCGTCTGACTTGTACGTTGAAAATCGAATATCATTGGTAAATCAAAAGGAATTTGTAGATAAAACTCATTGTTTACTCTCGCTGTGCCAGAAATCGCAAAAAATCAAGCGGAAAATCAGTCGGAAAAGTGAGAAAAGAAAGTGTGTGCTAAACACTCAAAGATAATTTTCATTTGTGCCATTCCAAAATGGGCATTTTGTAGAATTCTAGTTGTGGGTGCGGTATCGCGAGAATTCTCCAGAATCTTGTTTCTctatttactttatatttcAATAATAAAAGCCTCGGGTGGGAGAAAAATTCAAAACCGAAAGATGACATCATCAAACTCAAAAGCAAAAGCCCCACTCTTTTGGCGTTTTCTCTCGCGACGCGTGTGACTTTTCTCATCTCCGACGAAATCTAAGTAAACTTTTCTGTTCCTTTCTTGCTTTCCCATTTTACGTAGGAATGAGAAGCGGAATTTTTCGAAATATCTCTATCCCCCAGTGCCCTGCTTAATTTAGTAATTCAATCAACTTCAATTGCCCGACAGGCACTTCAAACTACAGTAAGCACTGTGTATGAGCGCCTGTGCCTTGCTCAGCATTACTCACCGGAATCGGATGTGGCCACATTCCACCGTCCACAAAATATAGTAGTAGTGTACTCGAGGCCGTGCAATTATAGTAGAATAGGTGTGTCATCAAGGTTTATTACTAAGTGAATTGCTCAGTGCATttgcaaaacatttttgaaacatTTCGAGGTACAGTCCATCGAGGTCTCCAAAAGAAGTTGGCAAAAGCTTTTGTTTATGGAGTTTTTCACACATGGTCACGAGCTATTCCAGTTTTTACACCTATATTATAATATCTCTTTTTTAAAGTCGTGCTCAGAGCTTAAAATTGACGTCACAAATCTGGTGAATCACTGAGTGCTGTAATTTCAATGTATCATCAGTCTATTTCAAGAACAACATTACCAGATACGCTATGCTAAAGCATATCTATCAATCTTGTTTTTTCCAGACCCCAACCACTTTTTATAATGAAACAAAAGAATTGTAATTAAGGGTGTTTTCAAACACAAATGTGTTTTCTACATTGAGGTCAAACTATTACGGAGAACTCCAATCAATATTTAGAGAGTCTAACCAATTATTATTGATTACATTATTCTCAACTTgcattataatttatttaaaaagaaatcatATATTAACTAAAGTAGTCTATAAACACTAGAATCTTGAGTTTAATTGTACGCCATACGTAAAAGAACCGGTTTCAACGTTggccaaaacattttgtttgtttatagCTCGACTGCAGAGGCGTTTGTAGTTGTATCTTTTTGttaacttttttgtttttttggatGGCGTCGCCACGTCAAGTCTTTTATAATGCTTTTTTCGGCTGCCTTTTGTTGACTTTCTACTTTGGCGGCAGCATAGAAAGGCAAACATGTATTTTCAGCACTGTCGCACTGTGATTACTAATTTGGGGAAGCTATCAAAAATCTCAATCCATTTATCATTAGGTAATTTGGCCCTATTGATTTTAGGGATTATGTGGACTAGTCCCTCGAGATAGTGTTCCACTTGACAACTGAAGTGGAGTGGTAGATCTAGAACGCAAACGGGTGACGAGTCAGACATTTCCCTGAAGCTTTCTCTTGGCCACAACCAAGCCGTGCCCGATGTTTTCCAAGCCAGAACGCAATGAGCTCATCCGTTTATGAGGCCACTTCGTGTGGGTTTGGTCTGGCCTATCACGAAACTGCCGCGCCATGCCATTTGGCTATCAGACGCACCCGGTTCCAAGGTTCGTTCCTCCGCAAACTGCGTACTGAAAAGTGGAAACTTTCACTTTTCCCCGGCAGTACGTTGAACTTCGATTTGGGCACCGGTCGGCaaggaaaactaaaaaaaaaaacatctcGGTAAATAAACtaggaaaaaaaatcaatgGGTAAAAATGCTCTCAGACCAGCGCCAGGCTGGctacggggcgtatgcgtaatgtgaGGCTTTTACGAGTTGATGATGTCACCAGGCAGGAATTAACCGAAGGCCGGGCTTATTGGGTCTGGGAAACATAACGTATCCAACATTGCTGGGGGTTCAGTTTTCATCACGATTTCGGCGTAGCCATTATTCATTATGATTTCTCACTTCCTACTTACAGATTTTTCACAACAAACCAATCAAAATGAGTTCCGCTGAGTACTACCCATTCAAGGTGAGTTTACAATGGATTGTACTTTATGAGTCTGGtataaatcaattatttcatgcGATTAGCGCCGTTAATGTAAAAAATCAGATCAAATTAGATTCAACAGATAGATGAGAATAtcttaatattattttttctaaaaCGTGTGTTGTTGTCAAGTAAGCAAGATTTTTCTCGATGCAATCTATAAATTATTACAACGACCAGATGCTACGAAATTATCTATAATTGGGCTATTAAATTATCATCAGAGGTGTATACTAGACAATCGTTGACAAACAAGTACCGATTGGTGGGAGAAGAGAGTGATAAGAGGGTTTCAGTTATGAGTTCCTTAGATAAGAGtcacaacgaaaaaaaaagtcaatTTAGAAAGCTAACTTTATTGCAGAGGAATTCATGCAATACTGAGATAATACATGTAGGGAATAACcacatatgtatttgtatttagaaCAAGTGCCACTGAGTAGTGTTGAGTCATTTCTTTGGGATTACGTGCCCTGCATTAAAATACACCCAATTCTTCTTTGTTGTTACTCATTTGCTGATTGCCTATATTCGATTTGCAGTGCACACCCACTGTCTACCCGGCGGATCCCTTCGATCCCGTCGAGGATGCGGCTATTCTGCGCAAGGCGATGAAAGGCTTCGGCACCGACGAGAAGGCCATCATCGAGATCCTGGCCAGGCGTGGCATCGTCCAGCGTTTGGAGATCGCTGAGGCGTTCAAGACCTCGTACGGCAAGGACCTGATCTCGGACCTCAAGTCCGAACTGGGCGGCAAATTCGAGGATGTTATCCTGGCTCTGATGACGCCGCTGCCCCAGTTCTATGCCCAGGAGCTGCACGACGCCATCTCGGGACTGGGAACCGACGAGGAGGCCATCATCGAGATCCTCTGCACGCTGTCCAACTACGGCATCAAGACCATTGCCCAGTTCTACGAGCAGAGCTTCGGCAAGTCCCTAGAGTCCGACCTGAAGGGCGACACCAGTGGCCACTTCAAGCGGCTGTGTGTCTCGCTCGTCCAGGGCAACCGGGATGAGAACCAGGGCGTGGACGAGGCCGCGGCCATCGCCGATGCCCAGGCTCTGCACGACGCCGGCGAGGGACAGTGGGGCACAGATGAGTCCACCTTCAACTCGATCCTGATCACCCGCTCCTACCAGCAGCTGCGCCAGATCTTCCTCGAATACGAGAATCTGTCGGGCAACGACATCGAGAAGGCCATCAAGCGGGAGTTTAGCGGCTCCGTGGAGAAGGGTTTCCTGGCCATCGGTACGTTCTTATAGCATCCTATTCTTTAGGGTCCCTTCTAACTGATGCATTGCTCTGCAGTCAAGTGCTGCAAGTCCAAGATCGACTACTTTTCGGAGCGCCTGCACGACTCAATGGCCGGCATGGGCACCAAGGACAAGACGCTGATCCGCATCATTGTCAGCCGGTCGGAGATCGATCTGGGTGACATCAAGGAGGCATTCCAGAACAAGTACGGCAAGAGCTTGGAGTCCTGGATCAAGGTAAATACCGATTTCAATTACATTCATATCTGCGTGTGCTTGCCAGAACTTTCGATTCTGCACCCTGTTCAATGTGCCACTA harbors:
- the Mvl gene encoding malvolio, isoform F — its product is MSSNEAYHEPGAGGDGPGGSSGASGGGSQRSNQLHHQQILNETTYLKPAAKQAYFSDEKVLIPDDDSTNVGFSFRKLWAFTGPGFLMSIAYLDPGNIESDMQSGAAAKYKILWVLLWATVLGLLMQRLAARLGVVTGLHLAEMCYRQYKRLPRWILWIMIEIAIIGSDMQEVIGTAIAIYLLSNKVVPLWGGVLITIVDTFTFLFLDKYGLRKLEFLFGTLITIMAVSFGYEYIVSAPNQGEVLEGMFVPWCSNCNSNVLLQAVGVVGAVIMPHNLYLHSALVKSRDIDRRQTKKVSEANFYFFIEASVALFVSFIINLFVVAVFAHGMYGKTNNDVVEVCKDKSMYEDAKMSFVDNVNGTAIIDADLYKGGLFLGCTFGAVAMYIWGVGILAAGQSSTMTGTYAGQFSMEGFLNLQWPRWCRVLVTRCIAIIPTFCLAMFSKMEDLTSMNDILNAVMSLQLPFAAIPTIAFTSCAAIMGEFVNGLGNKIVSILLTIVVIGVNLYFVVVQVENMEIKGGLLALVCIFAILYILFNLYLVIHMAACMGNQRLMNSRWVQRFVLPSQNSFSIKNANSTYASDVTLVVGDSATNTVKGLDTVSEKVPN
- the Mvl gene encoding malvolio, isoform E, giving the protein MSSNEAYHEPGAGGDGPGGSSGASGGGSQRSNQLHHQQILNETTYLKPAAKQAYFSDEKVLIPDDDSTNVGFSFRKLWAFTGPGFLMSIAYLDPGNIESDMQSGAAAKYKILWVLLWATVLGLLMQRLAARLGVVTGLHLAEMCYRQYKRLPRWILWIMIEIAIIGSDMQEVIGTAIAIYLLSNKVVPLWGGVLITIVDTFTFLFLDKYGLRKLEFLFGTLITIMAVSFGYEYIVSAPNQGEVLEGMFVPWCSNCNSNVLLQAVGVVGAVIMPHNLYLHSALVKSRDIDRRQTKKVSEANFYFFIEASVALFVSFIINLFVVAVFAHGMYGKTNNDVVEVCKDKSMYEDAKMSFVDNVNGTAIIDADLYKGGLFLGCTFGAVAMYIWGVGILAAGQSSTMTGTYAGQFSMEGFLNLQWPRWCRVLVTRCIAIIPTFCLAMFSKMEDLTSMNDILNAVMSLQLPFAAIPTIAFTSCAAIMGEFVNGLGNKIVSILLTIVVIGVNLYFVVVQVENMEIKGGLLALVCIFAILYILFNLYLVIHMAACMGNQRLMNSRWVQRFVLPSQNSFSIKNANSTYARIATSSDQEPEGLAGEDA
- the Mvl gene encoding malvolio, isoform H — its product is MSSNEAYHEPGAGGDGPGGSSGASGGGSQRSNQLHHQQILNETTYLKPAAKQAYFSDEKVLIPDDDSTNVGFSFRKLWAFTGPGFLMSIAYLDPGNIESDMQSGAAAKYKILWVLLWATVLGLLMQRLAARLGVVTGLHLAEMCYRQYKRLPRWILWIMIEIAIIGSDMQEVIGTAIAIYLLSNKVVPLWGGVLITIVDTFTFLFLDKYGLRKLEFLFGTLITIMAVSFGYEYIVSAPNQGEVLEGMFVPWCSNCNSNVLLQAVGVVGAVIMPHNLYLHSALVKSRDIDRRQTKKVSEANFYFFIEASVALFVSFIINLFVVAVFAHGMYGKTNNDVVEVCKDKSMYEDAKMSFVDNVNGTAIIDADLYKGGLFLGCTFGAVAMYIWGVGILAAGQSSTMTGTYAGQFSMEGFLNLQWPRWCRVLVTRCIAIIPTFCLAMFSKMEDLTSMNDILNAVMSLQLPFAAIPTIAFTSCAAIMGEFVNGLGNKIVSILLTIVVIGVNLYFVVVQVENMEIKGGLLALVCIFAILYILFNLYLVIHMAACMGNQRLMNSRWVQRFVLPSQNSFSIKNANSTYARIATSSDQEPEGLAGEDAXPLLCCTDSDGSEEVCFTNSNNNELGCPSSNLNGTGGQHVVLS